A single window of Hymenobacter sp. APR13 DNA harbors:
- a CDS encoding carotenoid biosynthesis protein: MPESIQQLPAEALAQRALAQRRRLRWAQGILLLFHVTGFLGLGFSQDPAFFLQFVPLNLLLTLGLLLAFQPERSATFWWFCLVAMAVGFSVEVVGIRTGLLFGFYEYGSTLGLKWLGVPLIIGANWLMLTYTAGILARYLPISDFLRALVATLLMVGLDACLEPVAVRFDFWQWRFDVIPLQNFKGWFAVSLILQVFFNRTQFEKRNPLAAFVYMLQLLFFFGLGLLH, encoded by the coding sequence ATGCCCGAATCCATTCAACAACTACCGGCGGAGGCGCTTGCGCAACGTGCCCTGGCGCAGCGCCGCCGCCTGCGCTGGGCCCAAGGCATCCTGCTGCTGTTTCACGTCACGGGCTTTTTGGGGCTAGGCTTTTCGCAGGACCCAGCTTTCTTCCTGCAGTTCGTGCCGCTCAATCTGCTGCTCACGCTGGGCTTGCTGCTGGCATTTCAGCCGGAGCGCAGTGCCACGTTCTGGTGGTTTTGCTTGGTGGCCATGGCCGTGGGCTTTAGCGTAGAAGTGGTCGGCATCCGGACCGGGCTGCTGTTTGGGTTCTATGAATACGGCAGTACGCTGGGTCTGAAGTGGCTGGGCGTGCCGCTCATCATCGGGGCCAACTGGCTGATGCTCACGTATACCGCCGGTATTCTGGCGCGCTACCTGCCCATTTCCGATTTTCTGCGGGCCCTGGTAGCCACACTGCTGATGGTGGGCCTCGACGCCTGCCTGGAGCCCGTGGCCGTCCGGTTCGACTTCTGGCAGTGGCGCTTCGACGTCATTCCGCTGCAGAACTTCAAGGGCTGGTTTGCCGTGTCGCTCATCCTGCAGGTGTTTTTCAACCGCACGCAGTTTGAGAAGCGCAATCCGCTGGCGGCCTTTGTGTACATGCTGCAACTACTTTTCTTTTTCGGATTGGGGCTATTGCACTAA
- a CDS encoding GxxExxY protein, which yields MHENEVSFQIRKSAFAIHTALGPGLLESVYETLLSHELRKVGLDVKTQVALPVLYDGLRLENGFRMDLLVEGKVVVEIKSVEVLLEVHHMQLLTYLKLSGHKLGLLINFNVPLIKAGIFRKVNGL from the coding sequence ATGCACGAGAACGAGGTATCCTTTCAAATACGCAAGTCGGCTTTCGCCATTCACACGGCGCTGGGGCCGGGGCTGCTGGAGTCGGTGTACGAAACGCTGCTGAGCCACGAGTTGCGCAAGGTTGGCCTGGACGTGAAAACGCAGGTAGCACTGCCGGTGCTCTACGACGGACTCCGGCTCGAAAACGGTTTCCGCATGGATCTGCTGGTAGAAGGAAAGGTGGTGGTGGAAATCAAATCAGTAGAAGTACTGCTGGAAGTACACCACATGCAGCTGCTGACTTACCTGAAACTCTCTGGCCACAAACTGGGCCTGCTCATCAATTTCAACGTCCCGCTGATCAAAGCCGGCATCTTTCGAAAAGTTAACGGGTTGTAA
- a CDS encoding DUF6952 family protein: protein MKMPVIKRLVETQTLEALVAAEEALLEEQTPAFEVEGEDEGEQLTHVFAAIFIRNHMQDHGSEFKDALREYTKKVRVSIS from the coding sequence ATGAAAATGCCCGTCATCAAACGCCTCGTGGAAACGCAGACGTTGGAGGCTCTGGTAGCCGCCGAAGAGGCCCTGCTGGAAGAGCAGACACCTGCTTTCGAGGTAGAAGGCGAGGACGAAGGCGAGCAGCTGACCCACGTGTTTGCTGCCATCTTCATCCGCAACCACATGCAGGACCACGGCTCCGAGTTCAAGGACGCCCTGCGCGAGTACACCAAGAAAGTTCGGGTTTCCATTAGCTAA
- a CDS encoding arylesterase, which translates to MQNVIFFGNSLTAGYQLPASAAFPTLLQQRIDSLSLPYKAFNYGVSGETTAGGRLRVASVLERQPVDVFVLELGANDGLRGIPVRETTQNLQDIIDQVRRRYPEARIVLVGLEFPFDLGPLGGHRMARYALEFKALFRGLAEKNSLPFVPFLLQGVIGQRALNLPDGVHPNAAGQKILADNVWAVLSGVLK; encoded by the coding sequence ATGCAAAACGTCATTTTCTTCGGCAACAGCCTCACGGCCGGCTACCAGCTGCCTGCCAGCGCCGCCTTTCCCACCCTGCTCCAGCAGCGCATCGATTCGCTCAGCCTGCCTTACAAAGCCTTCAATTACGGCGTGAGCGGCGAAACCACCGCCGGCGGCCGGCTGCGCGTGGCCAGCGTGCTGGAGCGCCAGCCCGTGGATGTATTCGTGCTGGAGCTGGGTGCCAACGACGGCCTGCGCGGCATTCCCGTCCGCGAAACCACCCAGAACCTGCAGGACATCATCGACCAGGTGCGGCGCCGGTACCCGGAGGCGCGCATTGTGCTGGTGGGCCTGGAGTTTCCGTTCGACCTGGGGCCGCTGGGCGGGCACCGCATGGCCCGCTACGCCCTGGAGTTCAAGGCGCTATTCCGGGGGCTGGCCGAAAAGAACAGTTTGCCGTTCGTGCCGTTCCTGCTGCAGGGCGTCATCGGACAGCGCGCCCTCAACCTGCCCGACGGCGTGCACCCCAACGCCGCCGGCCAGAAGATCCTGGCCGACAACGTGTGGGCGGTGCTGAGTGGCGTGCTGAAGTAG
- the glgP gene encoding alpha-glucan family phosphorylase, with protein MAFEFNPYTPAPEFSTQAAYFSMEFALDQALKTYSGGLGFLAGSHMRSAYELKQNLIGIGILWSFGYYDQGRNEDQTMRCDFRHKDYSFLQDTGLIFPITIHGAAVQVKAMYLAPDTFGTAPMFFLTTDIPENDYISRTISHHLYDADTAARVAQSILLGVGGGKLLDLLGVKMDVYHLNEGHGLPLAFYLYEKHGRKLEEVQKRLVFTTHTPELAGNEEHPMKLLTDMTFFGSVPADEIRRVAGVEHEMLNYTLTALRFSRKANAVSKVHGTVANQMWGANKGICPIIPITNSQNGRYWRDQQLHEALEANDDQALLARKRKLKKQLFDIVADQTGTLLDPEVLTVVWARRFAGYKRADLILHDFERFQALVNNTDRPVQVLWAGKPYPKDYGAIGLFNDIIQKTKHLKTCAVLTGYELALSGYLKRGSDVWLNTPRFPREASGTSGMTAAMNGSLSLSIADGWIPEFVRHGENGFIIPHTDIHQPDHVKDATEASSLLDVLENEIVPLYYNEPAKYLAVAKAAMREVEPEFESGRMATEYYQQLYKA; from the coding sequence ATGGCTTTCGAATTCAACCCCTACACGCCTGCTCCCGAGTTCAGCACCCAGGCGGCGTACTTTTCCATGGAATTTGCCTTGGATCAGGCCCTCAAAACCTACTCCGGCGGCCTCGGCTTCCTGGCTGGCTCGCACATGCGCTCGGCCTACGAGCTCAAGCAGAACCTGATCGGCATCGGCATCCTCTGGAGCTTCGGCTACTACGACCAGGGCCGCAACGAAGACCAGACCATGCGCTGCGACTTCCGCCACAAAGACTACTCGTTTCTGCAGGATACTGGCCTGATTTTCCCCATCACCATCCACGGCGCGGCCGTGCAGGTGAAGGCCATGTACCTGGCCCCCGACACGTTCGGCACGGCCCCAATGTTCTTCCTGACCACCGACATTCCCGAAAACGACTACATCTCGCGCACCATCTCGCACCATTTGTATGACGCCGACACGGCGGCCCGCGTGGCGCAGAGCATCCTGTTGGGGGTGGGCGGCGGCAAGCTGCTCGATCTGCTGGGCGTGAAGATGGACGTGTACCACCTCAACGAAGGCCACGGCCTGCCGCTGGCGTTCTACCTCTACGAGAAGCACGGCCGCAAGCTGGAAGAGGTGCAGAAGCGCCTGGTGTTCACGACGCACACGCCCGAGCTGGCCGGCAACGAGGAGCACCCCATGAAGCTGCTCACCGACATGACCTTCTTCGGCTCGGTGCCCGCCGACGAAATCCGCCGCGTGGCGGGCGTGGAGCATGAGATGCTCAACTACACGCTCACGGCCCTGCGGTTCTCGCGTAAGGCCAACGCCGTAAGCAAGGTGCACGGCACCGTGGCCAACCAGATGTGGGGCGCCAACAAGGGCATCTGCCCCATCATCCCCATCACCAACTCGCAGAACGGCCGCTACTGGCGCGACCAGCAGCTGCACGAAGCCCTGGAAGCCAACGACGACCAGGCTCTGCTCGCGCGTAAGCGCAAGCTCAAGAAGCAACTCTTTGATATAGTGGCTGACCAGACCGGCACCCTCCTCGACCCTGAGGTGCTGACCGTGGTGTGGGCCCGCCGCTTCGCCGGCTACAAGCGCGCCGACCTGATTCTGCACGATTTCGAGCGGTTCCAAGCCCTGGTGAACAACACCGACCGGCCGGTACAGGTGCTGTGGGCCGGCAAGCCCTACCCCAAAGACTACGGCGCCATCGGCCTGTTCAACGACATCATCCAGAAAACCAAGCACCTGAAAACCTGCGCCGTGCTCACCGGCTACGAGCTGGCCCTGTCCGGCTACCTCAAGCGCGGCTCCGACGTGTGGCTGAACACCCCGCGCTTCCCGCGGGAGGCCAGCGGCACCAGTGGCATGACCGCCGCCATGAACGGCAGCCTCAGCCTGAGCATCGCCGACGGCTGGATTCCGGAGTTCGTGCGCCACGGCGAAAACGGCTTCATCATCCCGCATACCGACATCCACCAGCCCGACCACGTGAAGGACGCCACCGAAGCCAGCAGCCTGCTGGATGTGCTGGAAAACGAAATCGTGCCGCTCTACTACAACGAGCCCGCCAAGTACCTGGCCGTGGCCAAAGCCGCCATGCGCGAAGTAGAGCCCGAGTTCGAGTCGGGCCGCATGGCCACCGAGTACTACCAGCAGCTGTACAAAGCGTAG
- a CDS encoding thioredoxin family protein — protein MPVTKATDADFQNLLETNDKVVVKYYADWCGNCRLFSPKYKRMAEAMQEQGIKFLDVNAETSPEARKLASVTNLPFFAVFRNGELLDTVAASKEEAVAALISRLN, from the coding sequence ATGCCCGTTACGAAAGCAACCGACGCTGACTTCCAGAATCTCCTCGAAACGAACGATAAAGTAGTAGTGAAATACTACGCCGACTGGTGCGGCAACTGCCGCCTGTTTTCGCCCAAGTACAAGCGTATGGCCGAAGCCATGCAGGAGCAGGGCATCAAGTTCCTGGACGTGAATGCCGAAACCAGCCCCGAAGCCCGCAAGCTGGCCAGCGTCACGAACCTGCCGTTCTTCGCCGTATTCCGCAATGGCGAGCTGCTGGACACCGTGGCCGCCAGCAAGGAAGAAGCTGTAGCCGCTCTGATTTCGCGCCTCAACTAG
- a CDS encoding alpha-amylase family glycosyl hydrolase, with protein MTRLFGNKTALNKPYGTAQENGVGKFNDITDKALQEIKKMGVSHVWYTGVIEHATMTDFTKAGGPGPDDADVVKGRAGSPYAIKDYYDVAPDLAVNVKTRMLEYDALIKRTHANGLKVLMDFIPNHVARSYKSDGKPVGVVDLGAVDDKTKAFAPNNNFYYLPGQPLVVPKAGNPLGAALGPKEDGKFLENPAKATGNDVFSATPKVDDWYETVKLNYGVDYQNGRKLYLQPVPDTWKKMRDILIFWAQKDVDGFRCDMAEMVPVEFWTWVIPEVKKVKPGIIFIAEAYTPKEYKTYLEKGQFDFLYDKVGLYDGLRRLMTGTGTTDDITKVWSEESRGFSSKMLRFLENHDEQRIASKDFATDPRTAIPAMTVSATLASGPVMLYSGQEVGEPALKSEGFSGEDGRTTIFDYWGVPEHQKWMNGGKFDGGKLDDSQKQLRDFYSRLLNLASSSEAIRKGKFYELQDANNLGKNYDQKRIYSYLRYTDTQRLLIVVNFSRDKTMTPTIEIPREVRQRMGLNPDIFCTYTDLLNNTPPTDFLNLTMPPLSAYVFEIKPKK; from the coding sequence ATGACGCGCCTATTCGGCAACAAGACTGCCCTCAACAAACCCTACGGCACGGCCCAGGAGAATGGCGTGGGCAAGTTCAACGACATCACCGACAAGGCGCTCCAAGAAATCAAGAAGATGGGCGTGAGCCACGTCTGGTACACCGGCGTGATTGAGCACGCCACCATGACCGACTTCACCAAGGCCGGCGGCCCCGGCCCCGACGATGCCGACGTGGTGAAGGGCCGCGCCGGCTCGCCTTACGCCATCAAGGACTACTACGATGTGGCCCCGGACCTAGCCGTGAACGTGAAAACGCGCATGCTGGAGTACGACGCCCTCATCAAGCGCACCCACGCCAACGGCCTGAAGGTGCTCATGGACTTCATTCCGAACCACGTGGCCCGCAGCTACAAGTCGGACGGCAAGCCGGTGGGCGTGGTGGACCTGGGCGCCGTGGACGACAAAACCAAGGCCTTCGCGCCCAACAACAACTTCTACTACCTGCCCGGCCAGCCGCTGGTGGTGCCCAAAGCCGGCAACCCACTGGGCGCCGCTCTGGGCCCGAAGGAAGACGGCAAGTTTCTGGAAAACCCCGCCAAAGCTACCGGCAACGACGTCTTCTCGGCCACACCGAAGGTGGACGACTGGTACGAAACCGTGAAGCTCAACTACGGCGTGGACTACCAGAACGGCCGCAAGCTGTACCTGCAGCCCGTGCCCGACACCTGGAAGAAGATGCGCGACATCCTGATCTTCTGGGCCCAGAAGGACGTGGACGGCTTCCGCTGCGACATGGCCGAAATGGTGCCCGTGGAGTTCTGGACCTGGGTGATTCCGGAGGTGAAAAAGGTGAAGCCCGGCATCATCTTCATTGCCGAAGCCTACACGCCCAAGGAGTACAAAACCTACCTCGAAAAGGGCCAGTTCGACTTCCTCTACGATAAAGTAGGCCTCTACGACGGCCTACGCCGCCTCATGACCGGAACCGGCACCACCGACGACATCACGAAGGTGTGGAGCGAGGAAAGCCGCGGCTTCTCGTCGAAGATGCTGCGCTTCCTGGAAAACCACGACGAGCAGCGCATTGCCTCCAAGGACTTCGCCACCGACCCGCGCACCGCCATTCCGGCCATGACCGTGTCGGCCACGCTGGCCTCGGGCCCGGTGATGCTCTATTCGGGGCAGGAGGTGGGCGAGCCGGCCCTGAAGTCGGAAGGCTTCTCGGGCGAGGACGGCCGCACCACCATCTTCGACTACTGGGGCGTGCCGGAGCACCAGAAATGGATGAACGGCGGCAAGTTCGACGGCGGCAAGCTCGACGACAGCCAGAAGCAGCTGCGCGACTTCTACAGCCGCCTGCTGAACCTGGCCAGCTCCAGCGAGGCCATCCGCAAAGGCAAGTTCTACGAGCTGCAGGACGCCAACAACCTGGGCAAAAACTACGACCAGAAGCGCATCTACAGCTACCTGCGCTACACCGACACCCAGCGCCTGCTGATTGTGGTGAACTTCAGCCGCGACAAGACGATGACGCCCACCATTGAGATTCCGCGCGAGGTGCGCCAGCGCATGGGCCTCAACCCCGACATCTTCTGCACCTACACCGACCTGCTCAACAACACGCCGCCCACCGACTTCCTCAACCTGACGATGCCCCCGCTGAGCGCCTACGTGTTTGAAATCAAGCCTAAAAAGTGA
- a CDS encoding glycoside hydrolase family 13 protein, producing the protein MTTFRFRPLLTGVLLAAATTSVALAAPVLTVTEAAAPAAKTAAVQRIDPTFWWVGMKNPKLQLLVHGPGIATSTATLKAYEGVTLDGVQKLESPNYLLINLTISPSAKPGKLQLEFQGAKKTTFAYELKQRTTPGDKQKVQGLAQQDFIYFLMPDRFSNGDPKNDYIKDMRAPKVARDSMYARHGGDLKGIENHFDYFKSLGVTALWMTPVVENDMPKASYHGYALTDYYNTDRRFGTLEEYKQFVDRAHANGLKVVHDVVLNHMGSKNYLFLDQPAKDWFNQWPNFTRSNYNSSALNDPYGSELDGKLYNKGWFDTTMPDVNQTNPLVATYLIQNFLWWVEYTGLDAYRIDTYPYSDPKFLMQWGQALNDEFPNLFKFGEAWVGSTAQQAFFARNVFQPVDGFKSNLESVFDFQSQNAIHDALRGDQPNLNRVYEALQGDWMYEDATRNVTFLDNHDMSRFYSVIGEDFGKFKLGVAWLLTTRGIPQLYYGTEVLMKNFSNPDGKVREDFPGGFSGDKTNYFTAAGRTGQAGEAFNYLSKLSLYRQAHPVLATGKLMQFIPQDGVYTYFRYNDQGEAVMILLNGNKDERVVDGARFAERFNGFSSGVEINSGAAVADLKSFKVPGRTAWVVELRK; encoded by the coding sequence ATGACTACTTTTCGTTTCCGGCCACTCCTGACGGGCGTCCTGCTGGCCGCCGCCACCACTTCCGTAGCCCTGGCGGCCCCGGTCCTGACCGTTACTGAAGCTGCTGCTCCGGCTGCCAAAACTGCCGCTGTCCAGCGCATCGACCCCACGTTTTGGTGGGTGGGCATGAAAAACCCCAAGCTGCAACTGCTGGTGCACGGCCCCGGCATTGCCACCAGCACTGCCACGCTCAAGGCTTACGAGGGCGTGACCCTGGACGGCGTGCAGAAGCTGGAGAGTCCCAACTATCTGCTCATCAACCTCACCATCAGCCCCTCGGCCAAGCCCGGCAAGCTGCAGCTGGAGTTTCAGGGCGCCAAGAAAACCACCTTCGCCTACGAGCTAAAGCAGCGCACCACGCCCGGCGACAAGCAGAAGGTGCAGGGCCTCGCGCAGCAGGATTTCATCTACTTCCTGATGCCCGACCGGTTCTCAAACGGCGACCCTAAAAACGATTATATCAAGGACATGCGCGCCCCCAAAGTGGCCCGCGACTCGATGTACGCCCGCCACGGCGGCGACCTGAAGGGCATCGAAAACCACTTCGACTACTTCAAGAGCCTAGGCGTGACGGCCCTGTGGATGACGCCGGTGGTGGAAAACGACATGCCTAAGGCCAGCTACCACGGCTACGCCCTCACCGACTACTACAACACCGACCGCCGCTTCGGCACGCTGGAAGAGTACAAGCAGTTTGTGGACCGGGCTCACGCCAATGGCCTGAAAGTGGTGCACGACGTGGTGCTCAACCACATGGGCTCCAAGAACTACCTGTTCCTGGACCAGCCCGCCAAAGACTGGTTCAACCAGTGGCCCAACTTCACGCGCAGCAACTACAACTCCTCGGCCCTCAACGACCCCTACGGCTCGGAGCTGGATGGCAAGCTGTACAACAAAGGCTGGTTCGACACCACCATGCCCGACGTGAACCAGACCAACCCGCTGGTGGCTACCTACCTGATTCAGAACTTTTTGTGGTGGGTGGAATACACCGGCCTCGACGCCTACCGCATCGATACCTACCCGTATTCAGACCCCAAGTTCCTGATGCAGTGGGGCCAAGCCCTGAACGACGAGTTTCCGAACCTGTTCAAGTTTGGCGAGGCCTGGGTGGGCAGCACGGCCCAGCAGGCGTTCTTCGCCCGCAACGTGTTTCAGCCGGTCGATGGCTTCAAGTCCAACCTGGAATCAGTGTTCGATTTCCAGTCGCAGAACGCCATTCACGACGCGCTGCGGGGCGACCAGCCCAACCTGAACCGGGTGTACGAAGCCCTGCAGGGCGACTGGATGTACGAGGACGCCACCCGCAACGTCACCTTCCTCGACAACCACGACATGAGCCGCTTCTACTCGGTGATTGGGGAAGACTTCGGCAAGTTCAAGCTGGGCGTGGCCTGGCTGCTCACCACCCGCGGCATTCCGCAGCTCTACTACGGCACCGAGGTACTGATGAAGAACTTCTCGAACCCCGACGGCAAGGTGCGCGAGGACTTTCCCGGCGGCTTCAGCGGCGACAAAACCAACTACTTCACGGCCGCCGGCCGCACGGGCCAGGCCGGCGAGGCGTTCAACTACCTCAGCAAGCTCAGCCTCTACCGCCAGGCCCACCCGGTGCTGGCTACTGGCAAGCTCATGCAGTTCATCCCGCAGGACGGCGTGTACACCTACTTCCGCTACAACGACCAGGGCGAGGCCGTCATGATCCTGCTCAACGGCAACAAGGACGAGCGGGTAGTGGACGGCGCCCGGTTTGCGGAGCGGTTTAACGGGTTCAGTTCCGGGGTGGAAATCAACTCCGGCGCGGCGGTGGCTGATCTGAAAAGCTTTAAGGTGCCGGGGCGTACGGCCTGGGTGGTGGAGCTGCGGAAATAG
- a CDS encoding SDR family oxidoreductase gives MTDLTDQVAIVSGASRGIGRAIALLLAMQGAKVVCVARSAEELEEVAHKTQGLAVPADVSDADDAQHVVDQALRHFGRLDILVCNAGVGSFGLLEHFDAAEWDRIFDVNVKGTFLLCKAAVPHFKSRHRGHIVGITSDVARRTFENGTAYGASKFAQDAVLASLRKEVRSHGIKVSTIFPGLVDTYFNDSVPGGPDAEKTHLKPSDVAQAVRYVLEAPAHVVIDELMIHPLTQEW, from the coding sequence ATGACCGACCTAACCGACCAAGTAGCCATTGTATCCGGTGCCAGCCGCGGCATTGGCAGAGCCATAGCCCTGCTGCTGGCCATGCAGGGCGCCAAAGTAGTGTGCGTGGCCCGCTCTGCCGAGGAGCTGGAGGAAGTGGCCCACAAAACCCAGGGCTTGGCTGTACCCGCCGACGTATCCGACGCCGACGACGCCCAGCACGTGGTAGACCAGGCCCTGCGCCATTTCGGCCGCCTCGATATTCTGGTCTGCAATGCCGGCGTGGGCTCGTTTGGGCTATTAGAGCATTTTGATGCCGCCGAGTGGGACCGGATTTTCGATGTGAACGTGAAGGGCACCTTCCTGCTCTGTAAGGCCGCTGTGCCGCACTTCAAGTCGCGCCACCGGGGCCATATCGTGGGCATTACGTCCGACGTAGCCCGGCGCACCTTCGAGAACGGCACGGCCTACGGGGCGAGCAAGTTCGCGCAGGATGCCGTGCTAGCCAGTTTGCGCAAGGAGGTCCGCTCGCACGGCATCAAGGTCAGCACCATCTTTCCCGGCCTCGTCGATACCTACTTCAACGACTCGGTGCCGGGCGGCCCCGACGCCGAGAAAACCCACCTCAAGCCCTCCGACGTGGCCCAGGCCGTGCGCTACGTGCTCGAAGCCCCGGCCCACGTAGTCATCGACGAGCTGATGATTCACCCGCTCACGCAGGAATGGTAG
- a CDS encoding TetR/AcrR family transcriptional regulator — protein sequence MEQVVLHQLLDKANLLLRDMGVRLLHEEQLAVALDLTPDMFRTIFGNKAEFLLQVTRHNLARQRREHEELFANLATPVECLLAMLHHSLHELRQSHHDYHVLREQFPLVWDAIQEYTREYAFPLLTRLLQEGVQEGQFRAALDAPFIARIILAQFSLVLNEQFFPPDQINLGEVYRNIFFPYVRGLCTEEGMRLTAPHFARMWK from the coding sequence ATGGAGCAAGTTGTACTCCATCAATTACTTGATAAGGCTAACCTGTTACTGCGCGACATGGGCGTGCGGCTGCTACACGAAGAGCAACTAGCCGTAGCGCTGGACCTCACCCCCGACATGTTCCGCACCATTTTCGGCAACAAGGCCGAATTTCTGCTGCAGGTAACGCGCCACAACCTGGCTCGGCAGCGTCGTGAGCACGAAGAGCTGTTCGCCAACCTGGCCACCCCTGTTGAGTGCCTGCTGGCCATGCTGCACCACAGCCTGCACGAGCTGCGCCAGTCCCACCACGACTACCACGTGTTGCGCGAGCAGTTTCCGCTGGTCTGGGATGCCATCCAGGAGTACACTCGCGAATACGCCTTTCCGCTGCTCACGCGCCTGTTGCAGGAGGGTGTGCAGGAGGGCCAATTCCGCGCCGCCCTCGACGCGCCATTCATTGCGCGCATCATCCTGGCCCAGTTCAGTCTGGTGCTGAATGAGCAGTTTTTCCCGCCCGACCAGATAAACCTGGGCGAAGTGTACCGCAACATCTTTTTTCCCTACGTGCGCGGCCTCTGCACCGAAGAAGGTATGCGCCTGACGGCCCCCCATTTCGCCCGCATGTGGAAATAG
- a CDS encoding MFS transporter, which yields MATNVAAAPSISREKPRLSFWQIWNMSFGFLGIQFGFALQNANVSRIFETLGGTEIALYWLAAPLTGMLVQPIIGYMSDRTWSPKWGRRRPFFLIGAILASFALLVMPNVSALWMAVGMLWIMDSSINISMEPFRALVGDLLPSEQRTTGFAAQTFFIGVGAVVASSLPWMFTNWFGIANTAPAGQIPPSVKYAFYLGGVIFFLAVLWTVLNTKEYPPENMAEFEEEKRRTAGFWNGIRESFSGIFHMPKTMAQLAIVQFFSWLALFSMWIYTTPAVTSHIYHTTDATSKIYNEGADWVGICFAVYNGISAIAALLLPAIARATSRRFTHMLCLVAGGLGLISIYFIQDPKMLLLSMVGVGIAWASILSVPYAMLAGALPANKMGYYMGVFNFFIVIPQVVAGLILGFFTKSVFGGESVYTLVLGGCSMIISGLLTLRVQDADDIRLPADPTAAPVSAGYDAPVQTDPRV from the coding sequence ATGGCAACCAACGTAGCGGCTGCGCCGAGCATCTCCCGCGAAAAACCCCGCCTGAGCTTCTGGCAAATCTGGAACATGAGCTTCGGCTTTTTGGGCATTCAGTTCGGCTTTGCGCTGCAGAATGCCAACGTCAGCCGCATATTTGAAACTCTGGGCGGCACCGAAATAGCCCTGTACTGGCTGGCCGCGCCGCTCACCGGCATGCTCGTGCAGCCGATTATCGGCTACATGTCGGACCGGACGTGGAGCCCGAAATGGGGGCGCCGCCGGCCATTTTTCCTGATTGGCGCTATTCTGGCCTCGTTTGCGCTGCTGGTGATGCCCAACGTGTCGGCGCTGTGGATGGCCGTGGGCATGCTCTGGATCATGGACTCCAGCATCAACATCAGCATGGAGCCGTTCCGGGCGCTGGTCGGCGACCTGCTACCGTCGGAGCAGCGCACCACGGGCTTTGCCGCCCAGACCTTCTTCATTGGAGTGGGCGCGGTAGTGGCCTCGTCGCTGCCGTGGATGTTTACGAACTGGTTCGGCATTGCCAATACGGCCCCGGCCGGTCAGATTCCGCCCTCGGTGAAGTATGCGTTTTACCTTGGCGGCGTTATTTTCTTCCTAGCAGTGCTCTGGACGGTGCTCAACACCAAAGAGTATCCGCCCGAAAACATGGCCGAGTTTGAGGAAGAGAAACGGCGCACGGCCGGCTTCTGGAACGGCATCCGCGAGTCGTTCAGCGGCATCTTCCACATGCCCAAAACAATGGCTCAGCTGGCCATCGTGCAGTTCTTTTCCTGGCTGGCGCTGTTCTCGATGTGGATTTACACCACGCCGGCCGTCACGAGCCACATCTACCACACCACTGACGCTACTTCCAAAATTTACAACGAGGGCGCCGACTGGGTGGGCATCTGCTTTGCCGTGTACAACGGTATTTCAGCCATTGCGGCGCTGCTGCTGCCGGCTATTGCCCGCGCCACCAGCCGCCGCTTCACGCACATGCTGTGCCTGGTAGCGGGCGGCCTGGGCCTGATTTCGATTTACTTTATCCAAGACCCCAAAATGCTGCTGCTCTCGATGGTGGGCGTGGGCATTGCCTGGGCATCCATCCTGAGCGTGCCCTACGCCATGCTGGCCGGCGCGCTGCCCGCCAACAAAATGGGCTACTACATGGGCGTGTTCAACTTCTTCATCGTAATTCCGCAGGTGGTAGCGGGCCTGATTCTGGGCTTCTTCACCAAGTCAGTGTTCGGTGGCGAGTCGGTGTACACGCTGGTACTGGGTGGCTGCTCCATGATAATCTCGGGCCTGCTCACGCTACGCGTGCAGGACGCCGACGACATCCGGCTGCCGGCTGACCCTACGGCCGCGCCTGTCAGCGCCGGCTACGACGCACCGGTGCAGACTGACCCGCGCGTGTGA